Proteins from a single region of bacterium:
- a CDS encoding DUF5317 family protein encodes MLAVLAGLAAGRLRGGRLVNVTRLNPRWLPMLVLGVAAVAAARGAVLPVAAARACVVGGYLFALAALLVNLKIPWLWLALTGGALNAVVIAANGGRMPVSAAVLRVVSRSLVLGGATGPFYVLAGPGTALAPLGDTLPLVVGGAGVVLSPGDILLAAGIATTLQAAMVVRAEAPQPGVSSPGDPSRGNGDRPG; translated from the coding sequence GTGCTTGCCGTGCTGGCCGGCCTGGCGGCCGGCCGGCTTCGCGGCGGCCGCCTCGTCAACGTCACGCGCCTCAACCCTCGATGGCTGCCTATGCTGGTGCTGGGCGTGGCCGCCGTGGCGGCCGCGCGCGGCGCCGTTCTGCCCGTCGCCGCGGCGCGCGCGTGCGTGGTCGGCGGCTATCTGTTCGCGCTGGCCGCGCTTCTGGTCAATTTGAAAATCCCGTGGCTCTGGCTCGCGCTCACCGGGGGCGCGCTCAACGCTGTCGTGATCGCCGCGAACGGCGGCCGGATGCCGGTGTCCGCGGCGGTTCTGCGCGTGGTGTCGCGGTCTCTCGTGCTCGGCGGGGCGACGGGGCCGTTCTACGTCCTCGCCGGCCCGGGCACGGCTCTTGCGCCGCTCGGCGACACGCTGCCGCTCGTCGTAGGCGGTGCGGGCGTCGTCCTTAGTCCCGGTGACATCCTGCTCGCCGCCGGGATTGCGACGACGCTGCAAGCCGCGATGGTGGTTCGGGCGGAGGCGCCGCAGCCGGGAGTGTCGTCGCCTGGTGATCCTTCCCGCGGCAACGGCGACCGGCCCGGATAA
- the mraZ gene encoding division/cell wall cluster transcriptional repressor MraZ, whose translation MLRGEAQYALDDKGRVVIPPKFRAIMGDRIIVTRWTDPCLFAFSAPEWQSLEEKLRTLPLGQHEARRYVLSAAEDCELDRQGRIFLAPHLRDHAGITRSVTIIGVGGHLELWSTPTWRRRLQKVRKAPEELAQQLQALTL comes from the coding sequence ATGCTCAGGGGCGAAGCGCAGTACGCGCTGGACGACAAAGGGCGGGTGGTGATTCCGCCCAAATTTCGGGCGATCATGGGAGACCGCATCATCGTCACCCGGTGGACCGACCCGTGCCTCTTTGCGTTTTCCGCGCCGGAATGGCAGTCGCTTGAAGAGAAGCTGCGGACCCTGCCGCTCGGCCAGCACGAAGCGCGGCGCTACGTGCTCTCCGCGGCCGAGGATTGTGAACTGGACCGGCAGGGCCGAATCTTTCTCGCGCCCCATCTGCGCGACCATGCCGGCATCACGCGGTCGGTAACGATCATTGGGGTGGGGGGACACCTGGAGCTCTGGAGCACTCCCACCTGGCGCAGGAGGCTCCAGAAGGTTCGGAAGGCGCCGGAGGAACTGGCGCAGCAGCTCCAAGCGCTGACGCTGTAG
- a CDS encoding sugar phosphate isomerase/epimerase family protein — protein sequence MRLAYTISVSPTRFAAVAAADIQETIPALAGLGFDGVEMAVRDPGRMDLEGLAAAAERSGVAVPAIGTGQAYVEEGLSLTAPDEQVRARAVARLLAQISVARRLGALLIVGLIHGPVPPATDRPVAEERLLTGLGTVARAARTADVRMVIEPINRYETNWLNTVDEVLDLIGRLGEDNVGVLPDTFHMNIEESDVPAALRRAGARLFHVHVADSNRRAPGWGHLDFEPVVRTLGEMGYPGFLSAEILPTPGVLDAARRTIATLRPLVPRQALSA from the coding sequence GTGAGGCTGGCGTACACGATCTCGGTCTCGCCGACCCGGTTCGCCGCGGTCGCCGCGGCCGATATTCAGGAAACGATCCCCGCGCTCGCCGGGCTCGGATTCGACGGCGTCGAGATGGCCGTGCGCGACCCGGGCCGGATGGACCTGGAAGGGCTGGCGGCCGCGGCGGAGCGGTCGGGGGTCGCGGTGCCGGCGATCGGGACCGGGCAGGCGTACGTGGAGGAAGGTCTGAGCCTGACCGCGCCGGACGAACAGGTGCGGGCGCGGGCGGTGGCGCGCCTTCTCGCGCAGATTTCAGTGGCGCGGCGGCTCGGCGCGCTGCTGATCGTCGGGTTGATCCACGGGCCGGTCCCGCCGGCGACGGACCGCCCCGTCGCGGAAGAGCGCCTCCTGACGGGGCTCGGAACGGTCGCCCGGGCGGCGCGGACGGCGGACGTGCGGATGGTCATCGAGCCGATCAACCGCTACGAGACGAACTGGCTGAACACGGTGGACGAGGTGCTGGACCTCATCGGCCGTCTCGGCGAGGACAACGTCGGTGTGCTGCCGGACACGTTCCACATGAATATCGAAGAGAGCGATGTGCCCGCGGCCCTCCGCCGCGCCGGCGCGCGTCTCTTCCACGTCCACGTCGCCGACAGCAACCGGCGCGCCCCGGGGTGGGGGCATCTGGATTTCGAGCCCGTCGTTCGGACGTTAGGCGAGATGGGGTACCCGGGTTTTCTGTCGGCCGAGATCCTGCCGACGCCCGGCGTGCTCGACGCCGCCCGGCGGACGATCGCGACGCTGCGTCCTCTCGTGCCGCGGCAGGCCCTGTCCGCGTGA
- a CDS encoding D-glycerate dehydrogenase, whose amino-acid sequence MAAPCVYLTRPLPEPATRLLREAPIELRSWHRHDAPVPRDVLLREVVDAEGVVFVVTEKMDAEVIDRMNRGRVVSHVGVGYDNVDVAAATRKGIFVTNTPGVLTETTADMGWALLMAAARRVVEGDKFTRSGHWKTWEFMAFTGQDVHGATLGIVGMGRIGYAIAQRATGFRMPVLYTNRNRLAEEQERAVNARHVPLDELLARSDFVIISAALTPETRHLIGERELGLMKRTAVLVNIARGPIVDQRALYRALVDNKIWAAGLDVYEQEPVPAGEPLLKLDSVVLPPHLGSASMATRVKMATMAVENCLAGARGEIPPNAVNPEAQERR is encoded by the coding sequence ATGGCCGCCCCCTGCGTCTATCTGACCCGTCCGCTGCCGGAGCCGGCGACGCGCCTGCTGCGCGAGGCGCCGATAGAGCTCCGTAGCTGGCACCGCCACGACGCGCCGGTCCCACGCGACGTGCTGCTCCGCGAGGTCGTCGACGCCGAGGGCGTCGTCTTCGTCGTCACGGAGAAGATGGATGCGGAAGTGATCGACCGGATGAACCGCGGCCGGGTGGTCTCCCACGTCGGCGTTGGCTACGACAACGTCGACGTGGCGGCTGCGACGCGCAAGGGCATCTTCGTCACGAACACCCCCGGGGTGTTGACCGAGACGACCGCCGACATGGGGTGGGCGCTGCTCATGGCGGCCGCGCGGCGCGTCGTGGAAGGTGACAAGTTCACGCGGTCCGGTCACTGGAAGACCTGGGAGTTCATGGCCTTCACCGGGCAGGACGTGCACGGCGCGACGCTCGGGATCGTGGGCATGGGCCGGATCGGCTACGCGATCGCGCAGCGGGCGACCGGTTTCCGAATGCCCGTGCTGTACACCAACCGCAACCGCTTGGCGGAGGAGCAGGAGCGCGCCGTGAACGCCCGCCACGTGCCGCTCGACGAACTGCTCGCGCGGTCCGACTTCGTGATCATCTCCGCGGCCCTGACGCCGGAGACACGGCATCTCATCGGCGAGCGCGAGCTCGGCCTGATGAAGCGTACCGCCGTGCTCGTCAACATCGCGCGCGGACCGATCGTCGACCAGCGGGCGCTCTACCGCGCGCTGGTCGACAACAAGATCTGGGCCGCGGGCCTCGACGTCTACGAACAGGAGCCCGTGCCGGCGGGCGAACCGCTGCTCAAACTGGATAGCGTCGTGCTGCCGCCGCATCTCGGAAGCGCGAGTATGGCGACGCGTGTCAAGATGGCCACGATGGCTGTCGAGAACTGCCTCGCCGGCGCGCGCGGCGAGATCCCGCCGAACGCGGTGAACCCGGAGGCGCAGGAGCGCCGGTAG
- a CDS encoding aldolase/citrate lyase family protein, translating to MTNGMKAMLRSGRPALGLSVMIPSPQVVEMAGRLGFDWVLIDCEHGSIGRETVELMAMAAQAGGTTPIARPASNSPEAILQVLEAGALGVQVPHIGTADEARAAVAAVKYHPLGSRGLAAGTRPAGYGFGEPAAEYVEASNRETLVCVQIEDTRGLANLPEILAVPGVDVFFIGPSDLAQAMGFPGRSDAPEVRAAIDGAFRTILAAGKVAGSTGSPEVIPGLIRRGIRYTYTHLARLLGQAGRSFLDQAREAAPR from the coding sequence GTGACCAACGGCATGAAGGCTATGCTGCGGTCCGGGCGGCCGGCACTCGGTCTGTCGGTGATGATTCCGTCGCCGCAGGTGGTCGAGATGGCCGGACGCCTGGGCTTCGATTGGGTGCTGATCGACTGCGAGCACGGCTCGATCGGACGCGAGACCGTCGAGTTGATGGCGATGGCTGCGCAGGCCGGCGGGACGACCCCGATCGCGCGTCCCGCGTCCAACAGCCCGGAAGCAATTCTCCAAGTGCTGGAGGCGGGCGCGCTCGGAGTCCAGGTGCCGCACATCGGCACGGCGGACGAGGCGCGCGCGGCCGTGGCCGCCGTCAAATATCACCCTCTGGGTTCGCGCGGGCTTGCGGCCGGCACGCGGCCGGCCGGCTACGGCTTCGGGGAGCCGGCCGCGGAGTACGTGGAAGCCTCCAACCGCGAAACGCTCGTCTGCGTGCAGATCGAGGATACCCGTGGGCTCGCCAACCTGCCCGAGATTCTCGCCGTGCCCGGGGTCGACGTTTTCTTCATCGGGCCGTCCGATCTTGCCCAGGCGATGGGATTTCCCGGCCGCAGCGACGCGCCCGAGGTGCGCGCGGCGATCGACGGCGCCTTCCGGACGATTCTCGCCGCCGGGAAGGTGGCGGGATCCACGGGCTCACCCGAGGTGATCCCGGGCCTCATCCGTCGCGGCATCCGGTACACCTACACCCACCTTGCGCGCCTCCTGGGGCAGGCGGGCCGGTCATTCTTGGATCAGGCGCGCGAGGCGGCCCCGCGGTAG
- a CDS encoding UDP-N-acetylmuramoyl-L-alanyl-D-glutamate--2,6-diaminopimelate ligase: protein MRVRDLVAALAAQDAGTANGAAVSVVGDPGREFTGLSNDSRSVRSGDLFAAIRGFAQDGHRYAADAVRRGAAVLLVDHPLTDLAVTQVVARDTRRAFAAAAAAFYRHPSREMRLCGITGTNGKTTTTFLIDAILRAVGRRSAVIGTLGVQTDGAAVEFHATTPTTPEASDLQRLLREMADRGVQDVTMEVTSHALELDRVAGCRFVTAVFTNLTQDHLDLHGTLAAYRDAKARLFAMVDPDGVGIVNADDPYAAAMAEASRAPVWTYGVGGSARIRAEGVTLTPRGTTMTVVWPDGRMSLALPLPGRFNVSNALAAFAVGLSRGVPADAMRGVLATTAGVPGRFEPVDEGQPFAVIVDYAHTPDSLEQVLRLSAEIAQGRRIVVFGCGGDRDRTKRPIMGRIGTTLADYAFFTSDNPRSEDPDAILREIEAGVPDARNYASHADRRVAIEHAIAMARPGDVVVIAGKGHETYQIVGDRVIDFDDRAVAREVLRARFAGKTP, encoded by the coding sequence ATGCGTGTGAGAGACCTGGTGGCCGCGCTGGCCGCGCAGGATGCCGGGACGGCGAACGGCGCCGCCGTCTCCGTCGTGGGGGACCCGGGCCGGGAGTTCACCGGGCTCTCGAACGACTCGCGGAGCGTGCGGTCCGGCGACCTGTTCGCGGCGATCCGGGGCTTCGCCCAGGACGGGCACCGCTACGCGGCGGACGCCGTGCGGCGCGGCGCGGCCGTCCTGCTCGTCGACCACCCCCTCACCGATCTGGCCGTCACCCAAGTCGTGGCGCGGGATACCCGGCGCGCCTTCGCGGCGGCCGCGGCCGCGTTCTACCGCCACCCCTCACGCGAGATGCGGCTGTGCGGCATCACCGGCACGAACGGCAAGACGACGACGACGTTTCTCATCGACGCGATCCTTCGCGCGGTCGGCCGGCGCAGCGCCGTGATCGGCACGCTTGGAGTCCAGACGGACGGCGCCGCCGTGGAGTTTCACGCGACGACGCCGACGACGCCCGAAGCCTCCGATCTGCAGCGGCTCCTGCGCGAGATGGCGGACCGCGGTGTGCAGGACGTGACGATGGAGGTGACGTCGCACGCCCTCGAGCTCGACCGGGTCGCCGGCTGCAGGTTCGTCACCGCGGTGTTCACGAACCTCACGCAGGACCACCTCGACCTGCACGGTACCCTCGCGGCGTACCGGGACGCGAAGGCGCGGCTGTTCGCGATGGTGGACCCCGACGGCGTCGGCATCGTGAACGCCGACGATCCGTACGCCGCCGCGATGGCCGAGGCGAGCCGCGCGCCGGTGTGGACGTACGGCGTCGGCGGCTCCGCGCGCATTCGCGCGGAAGGGGTGACGCTCACCCCGCGCGGCACCACGATGACCGTCGTCTGGCCGGACGGGCGCATGTCGCTCGCGCTGCCGCTGCCCGGGCGCTTCAACGTCAGCAACGCGCTCGCGGCGTTCGCGGTCGGTCTCAGCCGGGGCGTGCCGGCGGACGCGATGCGCGGGGTCCTCGCGACCACGGCGGGCGTACCGGGCCGGTTCGAGCCCGTCGACGAGGGCCAGCCGTTCGCGGTGATCGTGGACTACGCGCATACTCCGGACAGTCTCGAGCAGGTCCTGCGGCTCTCCGCGGAGATCGCGCAGGGCCGGCGGATCGTCGTCTTCGGCTGCGGCGGCGACCGCGACCGCACGAAGCGGCCGATCATGGGCCGCATCGGCACGACGCTCGCCGACTACGCGTTCTTCACTTCCGACAATCCGCGCAGCGAAGATCCGGACGCGATCCTGCGCGAGATCGAGGCGGGCGTGCCGGACGCGCGCAACTACGCGAGCCACGCGGACCGCCGCGTGGCGATCGAGCACGCGATCGCGATGGCGCGGCCCGGCGACGTCGTCGTCATCGCCGGCAAGGGACACGAGACTTACCAGATCGTCGGCGACCGGGTGATCGACTTCGACGAC
- a CDS encoding D-glycerate dehydrogenase, giving the protein MATPRIYVTRLLPGPGQELLRRAQVEVRSWDREDVPVPRDALLREVVDADGIVCCLTEKMDAEVFDRMTRCRVVSQIAVGFDNIDVAAATRKGILVTNTPGVLTETTADMGWALLMAAARRVAEGDKFTRSGQWKTWEIMGFTGQDVHGATLGIVGMGRIGQTVARRAMGFDMPILYSDVRRAPESQERALGAHHVPLDDLLREADFVVITAALTPETRHLIGERELGLMKPTAILVNIARGPIVDQRALYRALVDRKIWGAGIDVFEVEPVPADEPLLKLDNVVMPPHLASASVATRLKMVTLAVESCLAALRGDVPANTVNREALDRS; this is encoded by the coding sequence ATGGCCACGCCACGAATCTACGTGACCCGGTTGCTGCCGGGTCCGGGCCAGGAGTTGCTGCGTCGCGCGCAGGTCGAGGTGCGGAGCTGGGACCGTGAAGACGTTCCGGTGCCCCGCGACGCACTGCTGCGCGAGGTCGTCGACGCCGACGGGATCGTGTGCTGCCTGACGGAGAAGATGGACGCGGAAGTCTTCGATCGGATGACGCGGTGCCGCGTCGTCTCGCAGATCGCCGTCGGATTCGACAACATCGACGTCGCGGCCGCGACGCGCAAGGGCATTCTTGTCACGAACACCCCGGGGGTGTTGACCGAGACGACCGCCGACATGGGGTGGGCACTGCTCATGGCGGCCGCGCGGCGCGTCGCGGAGGGCGACAAGTTTACGCGGTCGGGGCAGTGGAAGACCTGGGAGATCATGGGGTTCACAGGCCAGGACGTGCACGGGGCGACGCTGGGGATCGTGGGCATGGGCCGGATCGGGCAGACGGTCGCGCGGCGGGCGATGGGGTTCGACATGCCGATACTGTACAGCGACGTGCGCCGGGCGCCCGAGTCGCAGGAGCGCGCGCTTGGCGCCCATCATGTCCCGCTCGACGACCTGCTGCGCGAGGCGGACTTCGTCGTCATCACGGCAGCCCTGACCCCGGAGACCCGTCACCTGATCGGCGAGCGGGAACTGGGGCTGATGAAGCCGACCGCGATTCTCGTCAACATCGCCCGCGGTCCGATCGTCGACCAGCGGGCCTTGTATCGCGCGCTGGTCGACAGGAAGATCTGGGGGGCCGGGATCGACGTCTTCGAGGTCGAGCCGGTGCCGGCGGACGAGCCGCTCTTGAAGCTCGACAACGTGGTGATGCCGCCCCACCTCGCCAGCGCCAGCGTCGCCACCCGGCTCAAGATGGTGACGCTCGCGGTCGAGAGCTGTCTCGCCGCTCTGCGCGGCGACGTGCCGGCGAACACCGTGAACCGCGAGGCGCTCGACCGGAGCTGA
- the iolN gene encoding 3-dehydro-scyllo-inosose hydrolase, with amino-acid sequence MAKWTIPPKGGHMDKRTGIYLQNMTGHEVDERLKKNDVLIVPLGATETHGAHAPLGEDVFLVCRMAEEVAARTGCTVAQPVWYGSHPYHHLGMPGTVVIPEETFAGYVRAMIAGFWNMGFRKQILLNGHGQEYVIPTAMHQFAKKYRVPSLLLLVNWYHPIRDHFKLTAEGGQYETPFIHADEVETSWSLALFPELIDMKYAPDNTVQGFLPGDHVDKAGNLLNRPINWYSQVGAGPIEVKAYIEGVVGRSSIARAEKAYAGVEQLLDYLERLVTDVHRTFPPGKLPPIEMMTERDPHELDAVLRGPRNGGKSIYSLGYPP; translated from the coding sequence GTGGCGAAGTGGACGATCCCGCCGAAGGGCGGGCACATGGACAAGCGCACCGGGATCTATCTCCAGAACATGACCGGCCATGAGGTCGACGAACGGCTGAAAAAGAACGACGTCCTGATCGTTCCGCTCGGCGCGACGGAGACGCACGGCGCGCACGCGCCGCTCGGCGAGGACGTCTTTCTGGTCTGCCGGATGGCGGAGGAGGTGGCGGCGCGCACGGGCTGCACCGTCGCACAGCCGGTGTGGTACGGTTCGCACCCGTACCATCACCTCGGGATGCCGGGTACGGTCGTCATCCCCGAGGAGACCTTCGCCGGCTACGTGCGGGCGATGATCGCCGGGTTCTGGAACATGGGGTTCCGCAAGCAGATCCTGTTGAACGGGCACGGTCAGGAGTACGTCATCCCGACGGCGATGCACCAGTTCGCGAAGAAGTACCGGGTGCCGAGCCTGCTGCTTCTCGTGAACTGGTACCATCCGATCCGCGACCATTTCAAGCTGACCGCGGAAGGCGGACAGTACGAGACGCCGTTTATTCACGCGGACGAAGTCGAGACCTCGTGGTCGCTCGCGCTCTTCCCCGAGCTGATCGACATGAAGTACGCGCCGGACAATACGGTGCAGGGCTTCCTGCCCGGCGACCACGTCGACAAGGCCGGCAACCTCCTCAATCGGCCGATCAACTGGTACAGTCAGGTCGGCGCCGGGCCGATCGAAGTCAAGGCGTATATCGAGGGCGTCGTCGGCCGGAGCAGCATCGCGCGCGCCGAGAAGGCGTACGCGGGCGTGGAGCAGCTGCTCGACTACCTGGAGCGGCTCGTCACCGACGTGCACCGCACATTCCCGCCGGGCAAGCTTCCGCCGATCGAGATGATGACCGAGCGGGATCCCCACGAACTCGACGCGGTGCTCCGCGGTCCCCGCAACGGCGGCAAGAGCATCTACAGCCTCGGCTATCCGCCGTGA
- a CDS encoding penicillin-binding transpeptidase domain-containing protein produces the protein MPRGRLAALAVVWIVAFALLAMRMVDLQVVRGGALGRLAMRQQLESLRLPGRRGLIVDRAGRPLAINVEVDSVYAVPRAIDDPDVFARAVGPALGLPPQEVRARLTRGGPYFAWLARRQPAAVADRLRALNLGDAVGIVAEAKRAYPAGTLAANVLGFTGTDDAGLAGLELQYDPLMRGTGGMGVADRDAIGRELVQTQRIVTPPRDGATLVLTIDEVIQHIAERELARAVQQAHARAGLAIVMDPETGALLALAAVPSFDPNRYQNAPPALWKSPAVADVYEPGSTFKLILAAAALDSRAVTLDDRWTDPGKIRINGATIHDAEPNEHFASLGLADIIKYSSNVGAAQVATRLGKDAMYRYIRQFGFGRPTGVDLPGEVAGLVRPIAQWFGPTLQNIAFGQGISVTPIQLLVAASSFGTDGLAVRPHAVAVVRDASGRVIATPGDGTRHRVIDADVAGQVLAMMREVVRAGTGVKAQVDGYAVAGKTGTAQRPGPRGGYEPGAYVASFVGLVPVPSPKLAILVVVDRPRGVYFGGDVAAPVFHEIARQALWYLRVPPEDTPQAAMTPPAGAGPAPSR, from the coding sequence GTGCCGCGGGGGCGCCTCGCGGCGCTCGCCGTCGTCTGGATCGTCGCGTTTGCCCTCCTCGCGATGCGCATGGTCGACCTTCAGGTGGTGCGCGGAGGCGCGCTCGGCCGTCTCGCCATGCGCCAGCAGCTCGAGTCGCTGCGGCTTCCGGGCCGCCGCGGGCTGATCGTCGACCGCGCGGGCCGCCCCCTTGCGATCAACGTCGAAGTCGACTCGGTCTACGCGGTGCCCAGGGCCATCGACGATCCCGACGTCTTCGCGCGCGCGGTCGGCCCCGCGCTGGGCCTCCCGCCGCAGGAGGTCCGCGCCCGCCTCACGCGCGGCGGGCCGTATTTCGCCTGGCTCGCGCGGCGGCAGCCCGCGGCGGTGGCGGACCGCCTCCGCGCGCTGAATCTCGGTGACGCGGTCGGAATCGTCGCGGAGGCGAAGCGCGCATACCCGGCGGGCACGCTCGCGGCGAATGTGCTCGGGTTCACCGGCACGGACGACGCCGGGCTCGCCGGTCTCGAACTGCAGTACGACCCGCTGATGCGCGGCACCGGCGGGATGGGGGTGGCCGATCGCGACGCGATCGGCCGTGAGCTCGTCCAGACGCAGCGCATCGTGACCCCGCCGCGCGACGGCGCCACGCTGGTGCTGACGATCGACGAAGTGATCCAGCACATCGCGGAGCGCGAGCTCGCCCGCGCCGTCCAGCAGGCGCACGCCCGCGCCGGTCTTGCGATCGTGATGGATCCCGAGACGGGCGCGCTCCTCGCGCTGGCGGCGGTGCCGTCGTTCGATCCGAACCGCTACCAGAATGCGCCGCCGGCGCTCTGGAAAAGCCCCGCGGTCGCCGACGTGTACGAGCCCGGCTCGACGTTCAAGTTGATCCTCGCCGCGGCCGCGCTCGACAGCCGCGCCGTGACCCTCGACGACCGCTGGACCGATCCCGGCAAGATCCGCATAAACGGCGCGACGATTCACGACGCGGAGCCGAACGAGCACTTCGCGTCGCTCGGGCTCGCCGACATCATCAAGTACTCCAGCAACGTCGGCGCCGCGCAGGTCGCGACCCGGCTCGGCAAGGACGCGATGTACCGCTACATCCGGCAGTTCGGGTTCGGCCGGCCGACCGGCGTCGATCTGCCGGGCGAGGTCGCGGGGCTCGTGCGGCCGATCGCGCAGTGGTTCGGGCCGACCCTTCAGAACATCGCCTTCGGGCAGGGCATCTCCGTGACGCCGATCCAGCTGCTGGTCGCGGCGTCGTCGTTCGGTACAGACGGGCTCGCGGTGCGGCCGCACGCGGTCGCCGTCGTCCGCGATGCGTCGGGGCGGGTCATCGCCACGCCCGGCGACGGCACCCGCCACCGGGTCATCGACGCGGACGTGGCCGGACAGGTGCTCGCGATGATGCGGGAGGTGGTCCGCGCCGGCACGGGCGTGAAGGCCCAGGTCGACGGGTACGCGGTCGCCGGCAAGACCGGCACCGCGCAACGGCCCGGGCCGCGCGGCGGCTACGAGCCGGGCGCCTACGTGGCCTCGTTCGTGGGCCTCGTTCCGGTGCCCTCACCGAAGTTGGCGATCCTGGTCGTCGTCGACCGGCCCCGCGGCGTCTACTTCGGCGGGGACGTCGCCGCGCCGGTCTTCCACGAGATCGCGCGCCAGGCGCTGTGGTACCTGCGCGTGCCGCCGGAGGACACGCCGCAGGCGGCGATGACTCCACCCGCGGGGGCGGGCCCGGCGCCATCCCGTTGA
- a CDS encoding alpha/beta hydrolase → MSGRLLAYTLVTAPRTRPASLLAVLHGFFGAGRNWRTVARGLVDARPEWGAVLVDLRLHGASQGFAPPHTLDACAGDVEALASALDLPVRAVLGHSFGGKAALAYLARAARAQTPLRQVWVVDADPSAGAPAGSAWAMLRAVSALPPVFRTREECTAAIERSGFDRRTAEWMTANLERTQDGYRWRLDFPALEMLLRDFFRADLWPVVEAVPADARLVVVKAVGSSVIPEASVSRLEAIGRAGGRVVVERVAGGHWLNADNPETMTALLAARLPADARTPPAGASG, encoded by the coding sequence GTGAGCGGGCGTCTGCTCGCGTACACGCTCGTGACGGCGCCGCGCACGCGTCCCGCGTCGCTGCTCGCGGTTCTGCACGGATTCTTCGGCGCGGGCCGGAACTGGCGGACCGTTGCGCGCGGTCTCGTCGACGCGCGGCCGGAGTGGGGCGCCGTGCTCGTCGATCTGCGGCTGCACGGCGCGTCGCAGGGGTTCGCGCCGCCGCACACGCTGGACGCCTGCGCGGGCGACGTGGAGGCCCTCGCCTCGGCGCTGGACCTGCCGGTGCGCGCGGTGCTGGGGCATTCCTTCGGCGGCAAGGCCGCGCTCGCATACCTCGCCCGCGCGGCGCGCGCGCAGACGCCGCTCCGCCAGGTCTGGGTGGTCGACGCCGACCCGTCGGCGGGGGCGCCGGCGGGAAGCGCATGGGCGATGCTGCGCGCGGTCAGTGCGCTGCCGCCCGTGTTCCGCACCCGCGAGGAATGCACCGCGGCGATCGAGCGCTCTGGGTTCGACCGGCGGACCGCGGAGTGGATGACGGCGAATCTCGAGCGCACGCAAGACGGGTATCGCTGGCGGCTCGATTTCCCGGCGCTCGAGATGCTGCTGCGCGATTTCTTCCGCGCGGACCTTTGGCCCGTCGTCGAAGCCGTGCCGGCGGATGCGCGGCTGGTGGTGGTGAAGGCCGTGGGCTCGAGCGTCATCCCGGAGGCGTCGGTGTCGCGGCTCGAGGCGATCGGACGCGCCGGCGGCCGCGTCGTGGTCGAGCGGGTCGCGGGCGGCCACTGGCTCAACGCCGACAATCCCGAGACGATGACGGCGCTGCTGGCGGCGCGTCTCCCCGCGGACGCGCGGACCCCGCCGGCCGGCGCCTCGGGGTAG